Sequence from the Papilio machaon chromosome 26, ilPapMach1.1, whole genome shotgun sequence genome:
ataaataggaaacattttattgtttgtttgctttaAATAGTATTACTGAACCGacttgaaatttatttcactGGCGGGAAAGTACACTATCCCAGGGAGACGTAGATTGTACCAAGGCGGCATGAACCAAGTCACTGGCAACTgcgtgtattttataaaaaataaaattagcatTCATCATAAACATAGTATTGTACAGGTtgagccgaccaattcgtgcaacgtatgttgttgctggcgtccaCTActgttaaacatttatatcaatattagCTGTCGATGTCGATGCTCTgttgatgtcaaaaataattacagagatggtaatatgtattaatacaagagTCGTATTCAAAAGTAATATCTATAAAAAGCAATAATTAATCCATGTTGAAAAATCGTTCTCTTcaacaaaagaataataattaaaaatgaaatctttAACTGtgcaatagttttttttttcgtatgtTGCCTCGGGAGCGAAACCGATTCACTTAGCAGATTCACTGAACGGAATTAATCTTAATGAACGCTCTGTTCGGAACTACTCTGTggaataaaatcatattaattaaCTGAAAGTGCCTCTGTATTCATACTCtatgtaattttcaatttggaACATGCTCTTTAATTAAGTGAGGTTTGCTGGAGATCTTATGTAGTTTATAGTGTACTAGCttacgcccgcgactccgtccacgcagaagtaaagaaaaaaaaaacaaattagtagcctatgtgttcttcaagacaaTGCTCTACCTCTATGTCAAAATCATCAAGATACATGTAGCCGTTCTGggcataccttcaaacaaacatccatccatccaaacattcttcATTCCatccaaaaatatttagtatgtATGTCTTAACTTGAACAGGAAGAAGTGTTACTTATCGCCGTAACAGTAAAGATTTACCGCCGGCCGTATCACTTATCTTCAGCTTGTGTTATTGCCACTACCCTGAAGTTTACGACCGGTTTAACACAACCCACCTTTCAGGTACTCAACTTGAGTGGTCTCATGAAGCCTTTAAAGCTTGACTTACGTATGTCGGTTTacgaatgtttttattattcttggTCTTCTGTAATAAGGTTAACAAATCTTCAACATGGCTCTTTTACACGTTCTGTCTATAACTTTTACACGCTGATATGTAACGTAAAAGATCTAGTAAATAATTACGTCATCGGAGTCAGCAATATACACTTGTAATTCCGTTTTTGTACTGTTGTATTTTCTACTCtacagattttaataattattgactTGCATTTTAAGCATTTAacctataatttaattcatcacgactaaataaattgttgtatAACTTAcccttatattaaatataaaacatcagAATCATGCGATCTCTCGCGAGACTGTTTAAGACTATATAAACCCGTGTCAGCTGTGAATTCTCCTCTTATCtgcatttcatattttatgatCCACTCTCTGATATTACTCTCAGCTACTCGTACCAAGTGTTACAaggttttcttattttcttgttatttattgcttttaagATATTACCTAAATTGTGAATTGGAGTATTCACTTATTGTAGATGGATGGAATATAGAATAAGGTTTTATTATACCAACTACTTAGCATGTGAATGATAAAATCTAGATAAAAACATGTTCTTTAGTgcctttaaaaattatgtttcctTCCAGCAGGTGGTGATGATGGGCAGCAGCACGACCTCCGACAAGACCATCAACACCAGCACAGACTCCGCCGCGACCGCACTCACTTCGGTCACCGGCACCGACGACTCCATGGACGCCGAGCCCGACCCACCCGATGCACCACACCAGCTCAGTCTCATCGACGCTGACCCTCCCAGTCTGCCACAACCCAATCCCCCCAGCACCGCCCCGCCCCACTACCACCGCCCGCAGGACAGCTGCGACATTGACTCTCCAGCGTACACCAAGCCGCAATCCGCAACGGACGTTATAGAATCCCCCAGACCGGGGCCTGCTCGATTCGTCTTCGATGTACCACTCCCTGAACCTAGACCAGAAACAAAACCCAGAAATAAAATCCAGGTCAGCCAAACGAGTGGTCCGTCCACTTCTATACAAATTCCCTTCGATCCTAAACTAGAACCACCTAAAAGTCCGAAAGCGAGTCAAACTAAATACGAAACGCATTTTAAATTCGAGCCGGAGGTGACCAAGAGGCGAGGAAGCGAGCCGCGGGTcaagaataaacaaaaattagatAAACAGGATTACTATAAAGACGAGGTGGCGAAGTTGAGAAGACAACTCGAAGGCACTGAAGTTTTCACGACCAATAGGAGAAGATCATCGGCACATCAGCATTCCGTTCCACCGCCATCCTCCAGAAGACAATCTACAGGTACACGCTCCATAAATACCTAAAAATATTCAGCATCCATagttatattcaaaattccATAGAACCTTAAAGCACTAAAGCGGTTGAGTTTTTTTCcgatttcaaattttttatcgCGTCGTCACTAACTCGATTTACTGTtgcacttaaaatattttattacacaataaaTCTGCCCGCCATTTTAACTGTCTCGCGAGGCTTTTAAAGTCTCAATTAACAAGTTACAGCTCTTTTagaggttttatttaattaacgcaGCAGTAAACTTTTACTATTCTATCAGCGGCGCAAGTCCACGTGACGGCAAATCCTTTGGATTCCGCCACCACCACTATCCCAGCGGGGCGCACCACCATTGTGGTACAACAGCCCTCGCTGTCTCTGGACTATGGAGGCTGCTCCACCATCCTCGTGCGCGATGGAGAAGATGGTGGAAGACGCAAGAGCAGAGTGTGCAGTGACCACATACAACAGCTCCTCGATGTCACCAGTCAGTTCACGTCAGAAGATCTACACGAGTTTGATAAAAGGTAATGAGACTGTCAGTTTGGAGACAATCAACAAACGAAGCTTTTATCAGTTAGCTGAATCTAGCTCTAAATTCTTAAGTAACCTATCCGTGTGAGCAGATACGGCAGCCCGCACCACTCGCGTTCGCAGTCGGTGAAAGCGGCACGGTCGCGCACAGGCGAGCGGCAACTGTTGGGTCTGCCGCAACAGCGAGCCCGGGTCGCCTCCATGCCCAACACCGGCGTCGAGGAAGAGTACTATAGGCTAAGACATTTCAGTATTACAGGTAACTTGCTACCATAATCAATTACCAGCCGACCGCAATATCAATCACAAAACAAGATTTATTGTTAACAGGTAAAGGTGTAGTAAACCGTGGCGATTCCTTGCGCTCTCGGCGGTCGCGGTCTAACACATCTGTGGCGTCCAGCGCCTCCAGCACTGAGGCGGCGACCAGAGCGTCGGCGCCATGTTCTTTGGCGTCTTCCAGGTAAGAGTTTACACACACTTCTCATTTCTTCATACACACATATGTATATGACCTCTTTCGATATAAAAGAATGAATTTAACTTCGATATAACCATTCtttcaaaattatgtaaataaagtaaaacttgtgatttaatttaaattcattaggGATTCCTCGGCTGGCCTGAGTGCGTACAGAGTGCTCGTGCTGGGTGCGCCCGGCGTCGGCAAGTCCAGTCTCATTGGACAGTTCATGACCTCGGAATATCTACACGCTTATGACACTAGCATCGGTAAGAAGaaacttaaatttatcaatTGCCGAAATCAATAGTAAAGTTTACAATTActacaaaaatgaaaacaaaagatattatACTTCATGTAACAACTACATGTAGCTCGCAACTCCGTCTGtgtggaattgaaaaaaaacttaattagtagcctatgtgttcttccaaagtgagttctacatctataccgaatttcatcgagatccatgtagccgttctggagataccttgtaacaagcatctaaacattcgcatttataatattaataggaTTAAGATTACCAAGAGacaaaagttttacaataacaGTAAAGAAAGCACTCAGAAAGAAGCACATTTTTGgaagtatttaataatcacAGATGACGAGTCCGGCGAGAGATCAGTATGCGTGCTGCTGGCCGGAGAGGAGTCGGAGATCACCTTCCTCGACTCACCACCAGAACACGTTATTGTAAGCAgtcaaattattactttaataatgtaGAGAAGAAACAGAATAAactagaaataatttacaaagtaGGTAATTGCATTAATTCCAAATTGGAATTCATAATTCTATTATCCAAAGTTGAAGTTCAAAAGCCCCTTACCGGCGGAGTAAAGCCATCAAAACATTTGTGAGCTTCAGTAAGGCCATTAATACTTTGAAACCATTCGCTGAAACCTCGTTAGCAACAAAGAGCGCTGTAACTCGCACACGTTTTAGACCTTGTAATGATTTAAAAGCCTGTTACCGAAGCGACATAAACGCagttatacaatatatttttataggatgcatattatttgttaacgAGAGCCAAGACTCGTTTTATTTAGGaaggaatttaaaatactaagcGTGCCTCACATTAATACTAGAATTAGAGTTAATggagaaaaattaatattatttttgaaaaagaaaaatgcagaaaatattgtttacaaaacGCCACGTTGTGAAAGCAATCGCTTTGGGCGTGAAAATGCTTTCAATATGTAAATGTGGTGATCAGGAACGCGTTAGAGTTTGATTGTGcacattgtttataatttatagcaAATCGACCGAGTTCGCGATTTCGGGATTTCAATTTaccataaaatattctattacaTTTATGAGAACTTTCAGAACTTTCAGACAGTTGTCTTTGGATATTTCGAAAATCCTTAAGAGAACATTATGACAACTTTATTGCTGTATACGCATTTATAAACCAAATCTCAAATATcattagtatattatatgaCAAAGGACCAGTTGTTCTTGGGTAAACAAGCTCATTGAAAGCACTTTGACTTTAAAGGCGTTGTTGTTCTTGAATTATGTGATATCCAGTCTGAGGGTTGCGCGCACGGATACTGCGTGGTGTACTCGACGGCGGACCGCGGCAGCTTCGCGGAGGCGGAGCGGCGGTTGCAGGCGCTGTGGGCTGCTGGACACACAGCGCGCCGTGCGGTCATTCTCGTCGCCAACAAGGCCGACCTCGCGCGCTCGCGCCTCGTGCCCACCGACggtaacaaaaaacattgtcGTCTGCCGACCTTTCCCTCTTAGGAGAGTCCGCACACTGTATTACGCTTCACCTCTCTATCATCCGTCATATCTGAGTTCCTTCAATtcttacacatatctttgaccACATAATCCATGCATACTTTCTTCGGCCATACCAATCACAGCTGGTTTTTACAGAAGGTAAATCACTGGCGACGTCGTACGAGTGCAAGTTCATAGAGACGTCGGTTGGTATCAACCATAACGTGGATGAACTGCTAGTGGGCCTTCTCACGCAGATTAGACTCAAGCAGCAACACGCCGATAGAGTCAGGTAAACAAGACAGACATTCCAGATTCAGCTCAAGTTATGTCAAGTGGACAAACGGTGTAATTTGCATTCAATGACTTCTCTTTCTATCTCTATCTACGCGTTGTTTTCTCATTTCTGAGGGTCGCAACTTTCTTGGCCATCTCCCGTAAGGTGTTCTTCATTGGTCTCGAGTGCTGTTTATATTTGCTCAGTCCAAAGCATAGAGTAAAATAATGTGTAAATGTCATAGTAAATTTTGTGTTTATGTTAGGAAGCGCAGTAGTCCTCGAAAGCCACGCGGGCGTGCGCGCTCCCCCGCAGAAGGAGAGCCGCCCTCCGCCGCCTCCACGCCCAGGAAAAGGACACGACTCTCCGCCAGTGTTAAGGTAAccacaatataattaatcatttcctaatttcttttttcctagtctctatttttttttttatatatagaacatTATTTCTCGCCATTGTACACTAACATTGTGTCTTCGGTGGGCCCCATGgggtaaaaatacaaaatctcatcgatttattttacaaattggtGCCATAAATGATTTGAAACTTTCCCCAGGTGCGAGGTCTACTGGGACGCGTGTGGGCGCGTGACTCCAAATCCAAGTCGTGCGAAAACCTGCATGTTCTCTAGCATACCGAGCCCGTCGCCTGCTTCTCCTTCTTTGATTGCGGAGCCCAATACCCGTGAAAATCTCCACCATGAATCTCATGGACCTTGTGCACATCATAGAGCTCATGGAACTCATGGACTACTAGGGGACTTGAATAAAGGATGGTCAGAACATTTTCTTGAGATTTCATAACTTTGCTTCATATATAGAGATTTATTTCAGGATCCAATTTTTTGGCTAAGaatacgttatttttatttcattttgtcaAGTTATGTTCCAAGAtcataattgtaattaatgcattttgaaatttatcgTCTGGAATAAAATAGTGCatgttacataataaataacttttcaatATCAGATCTTATTCATAGCTTGATTTATCGTTGATTTcttagaccaaaatccctgtacaaaatatgttattgtcATCCttcttattatctttaacaaaataaagataacaatatgttttttacaggGATTTTAATCCTAGAAACCAACACTTAGTAGAATAACCAGAAAGTTTGTTAACCATAGTGTACTTAATACAAAATCTGTAGAAAATCCCTTTAGTAGTCCATTATAAATATCTCCATAGATGTTGCTTTAA
This genomic interval carries:
- the LOC106716444 gene encoding uncharacterized protein LOC106716444, whose translation is MTVARGEGSPERLGGALRRLHYRATRRAHSAAAAAARHHANTPSKVVMMGSSTTSDKTINTSTDSAATALTSVTGTDDSMDAEPDPPDAPHQLSLIDADPPSLPQPNPPSTAPPHYHRPQDSCDIDSPAYTKPQSATDVIESPRPGPARFVFDVPLPEPRPETKPRNKIQVSQTSGPSTSIQIPFDPKLEPPKSPKASQTKYETHFKFEPEVTKRRGSEPRVKNKQKLDKQDYYKDEVAKLRRQLEGTEVFTTNRRRSSAHQHSVPPPSSRRQSTAAQVHVTANPLDSATTTIPAGRTTIVVQQPSLSLDYGGCSTILVRDGEDGGRRKSRVCSDHIQQLLDVTSQFTSEDLHEFDKRYGSPHHSRSQSVKAARSRTGERQLLGLPQQRARVASMPNTGVEEEYYRLRHFSITGKGVVNRGDSLRSRRSRSNTSVASSASSTEAATRASAPCSLASSRDSSAGLSAYRVLVLGAPGVGKSSLIGQFMTSEYLHAYDTSIDDESGERSVCVLLAGEESEITFLDSPPEHVISEGCAHGYCVVYSTADRGSFAEAERRLQALWAAGHTARRAVILVANKADLARSRLVPTDEGKSLATSYECKFIETSVGINHNVDELLVGLLTQIRLKQQHADRVRKRSSPRKPRGRARSPAEGEPPSAASTPRKRTRLSASVKVRGLLGRVWARDSKSKSCENLHVL